One part of the Prochlorococcus marinus str. MIT 9313 genome encodes these proteins:
- a CDS encoding SemiSWEET family sugar transporter, translating into MALEALMDSLSSMDVLGLIAGTLTTIAFVPQLVKVWRSKSAKDISYVMFILFIAGIILWEIYGWGIHSMPVILFNVITFILGLAILILKFVFDRPASEATEISK; encoded by the coding sequence ATGGCTCTGGAGGCCCTGATGGACTCTCTCTCTTCTATGGATGTTTTGGGATTAATAGCTGGAACACTAACCACAATTGCTTTTGTTCCTCAATTAGTAAAGGTTTGGCGTTCTAAATCAGCAAAAGACATCTCTTACGTGATGTTCATTCTTTTCATAGCCGGCATCATCCTATGGGAAATATATGGCTGGGGCATACATTCTATGCCAGTAATCCTGTTCAATGTGATCACCTTCATACTAGGACTGGCAATCCTAATTCTTAAGTTTGTCTTTGACAGGCCAGCTAGCGAGGCAACGGAGATATCAAAATAA
- a CDS encoding DMT family transporter, which yields MVIGVLAALSGSLAWTLSSSLWRSIDTSLTAWQLNGLKIVIATLFLCPVLLFLPWSEQTNGLMLLMASGALGIALGDSFYFAALRRLGTRRTLTIEAIGPLLASFYGMTFLAETINLRSWLGAILVTTSVVIAAFQQPPEKRVGFNQQFSSQRLGLLFALSGVICGVSGAALSRQVLLLGQITPLQSAAIRLLGGLLLIIPWLRKRIRSVPYPRPSQVRWPRILFATLLGTNLGIILQQLALQKLPLGIGVTLLSSSPVMALLLCRYEGDSLRIGGIAASFMAVFGIWLAVTS from the coding sequence ATGGTTATTGGTGTTTTAGCCGCGCTTTCTGGATCTCTTGCTTGGACATTAAGTAGTAGTCTTTGGCGCTCAATCGATACGTCATTAACTGCCTGGCAATTAAATGGTCTTAAGATCGTCATTGCCACATTATTTTTGTGCCCTGTACTTCTATTCTTGCCATGGTCTGAGCAGACCAATGGCTTGATGTTATTGATGGCCAGTGGTGCATTAGGTATTGCATTGGGAGATAGCTTCTACTTCGCTGCTCTGCGACGACTTGGAACACGAAGAACATTGACGATCGAAGCGATAGGACCACTTTTGGCGAGCTTTTACGGAATGACATTTTTAGCTGAGACGATAAATTTGAGGTCTTGGCTTGGAGCAATCCTTGTTACCACATCAGTCGTCATTGCAGCCTTTCAACAGCCACCCGAAAAGCGAGTGGGTTTCAATCAACAGTTCTCGTCTCAACGTTTGGGGCTACTCTTTGCTCTCTCTGGTGTGATTTGCGGCGTTAGTGGTGCCGCACTTTCACGACAAGTACTCCTTCTAGGCCAGATCACACCTTTACAAAGTGCTGCCATTCGCTTACTAGGTGGATTATTGCTCATTATTCCTTGGCTTCGAAAACGCATTCGATCAGTTCCTTATCCACGTCCGTCACAAGTCCGTTGGCCCAGGATTCTGTTTGCAACATTGTTGGGAACCAACCTTGGGATTATTTTGCAACAGCTAGCTCTGCAAAAGCTTCCCTTAGGGATTGGGGTGACATTACTGAGCAGCTCACCTGTAATGGCTTTGCTTCTTTGCCGCTATGAAGGCGATAGCCTAAGGATTGGAGGAATAGCTGCATCTTTTATGGCAGTTTTTGGAATTTGGCTTGCAGTAACTAGCTAA
- a CDS encoding DUF4407 domain-containing protein — protein MPRPARHNNKSRRTFRWNGVTFQVSPEFWEECLAADAKPLELMRYSPEVEAELDRMAAKAKGSNKDH, from the coding sequence TTGCCTCGTCCTGCTCGCCACAACAACAAATCCCGTCGAACTTTTCGATGGAACGGAGTGACTTTTCAGGTCTCTCCAGAATTCTGGGAGGAGTGTTTAGCAGCTGACGCTAAACCGTTGGAGCTAATGCGCTACTCGCCAGAGGTTGAGGCGGAACTGGACAGGATGGCTGCCAAAGCGAAGGGATCAAATAAGGACCACTAA
- a CDS encoding DUF3854 domain-containing protein: MKSSEHLAYLKERGVDPARLGGHYFADGSDLCIPYCDPQGKPYKDSRGNPYRVRRPFPTGKPKFKAPPASGSRPYFSPLMPEGYLDDINIPLVLIEGPVKVDSCFQNIPNGYCFVGLTGTWNTKDRRDENGVWNNKNATRLLPELKAIPMRGRKVIILFDSDIEDNISVNQAATDIGNWTRKLGAKPHRCTLPFEHDGSKNGADDFLVRHGADVLQERLES; encoded by the coding sequence ATGAAGTCCTCAGAACATCTCGCCTACCTCAAGGAGCGAGGAGTTGATCCCGCACGACTGGGTGGGCACTATTTCGCTGATGGATCTGATCTCTGCATCCCTTACTGCGATCCACAGGGCAAACCCTACAAAGACAGCCGAGGCAATCCATACCGCGTTCGCCGTCCATTCCCTACGGGTAAACCCAAGTTCAAGGCGCCTCCAGCATCAGGCTCCCGCCCCTACTTCAGCCCTCTTATGCCTGAGGGTTACCTCGATGACATCAACATCCCGCTGGTGTTAATTGAAGGCCCAGTCAAAGTCGATAGTTGTTTTCAAAACATCCCCAATGGGTACTGCTTTGTCGGCTTGACGGGCACCTGGAACACCAAGGACCGACGCGACGAGAACGGAGTATGGAATAACAAGAACGCAACCCGTTTACTGCCGGAGTTGAAAGCCATTCCGATGCGTGGCCGCAAGGTCATCATCCTTTTTGACTCCGACATTGAAGACAACATCAGCGTTAATCAAGCCGCCACTGACATTGGCAACTGGACTCGCAAGCTTGGAGCAAAGCCCCACCGATGCACTCTCCCTTTTGAACATGACGGCTCAAAAAACGGTGCTGATGACTTCCTCGTCCGACACGGTGCGGACGTGCTCCAGGAGCGCCTGGAGTCTTAA
- a CDS encoding Nif11-like leader peptide family natural product precursor, with translation MSEEQLKAFLEKVKGDTSLQEKLQAAADSDAVLAIAKEAGFMISADELKKAQSEISEEELESAAGGRLKSGCHCGTVIRSYSKYC, from the coding sequence ATGTCAGAAGAGCAACTCAAAGCCTTCCTGGAGAAAGTCAAAGGCGACACCAGCCTTCAGGAGAAGCTTCAAGCAGCTGCTGATTCAGACGCAGTTCTTGCGATTGCGAAAGAGGCTGGGTTTATGATTTCTGCTGATGAATTGAAGAAGGCTCAATCAGAGATTTCTGAAGAGGAGCTGGAAAGCGCGGCTGGTGGAAGGCTCAAGAGTGGATGTCACTGTGGCACTGTAATAAGAAGTTACAGCAAATATTGTTGA
- a CDS encoding CCRG-2 family RiPP, with translation MANNELTIDQLKVITGRGPLRGLTDVSAEGVKTNVMRDTVDSCNVARPSWHKISKPWNHPR, from the coding sequence ATGGCTAACAACGAACTCACTATTGATCAACTCAAAGTAATTACTGGTAGGGGGCCCTTGCGTGGTCTCACCGACGTCTCTGCCGAAGGCGTGAAAACTAATGTCATGAGGGACACTGTAGACAGCTGCAATGTGGCAAGACCTTCGTGGCATAAGATCTCTAAACCATGGAATCATCCTCGTTAA
- a CDS encoding CCRG-2 family RiPP, which translates to MTNNELTIEELKSVSGGLMKCEVKDTLPPVIPYLSPQVSVSRMKLGVWIDGNTVNTQGFTPTTDLPDGDYCY; encoded by the coding sequence ATGACAAACAACGAACTCACTATTGAAGAGTTGAAAAGTGTTAGTGGTGGTCTTATGAAATGTGAAGTAAAAGATACTCTCCCTCCTGTTATTCCATATCTTTCCCCACAAGTTTCAGTCTCTAGGATGAAGCTAGGTGTTTGGATTGATGGAAATACAGTCAATACTCAGGGTTTTACACCAACCACAGACCTGCCAGACGGCGACTACTGTTATTGA
- a CDS encoding CCRG-2 family RiPP: protein MTNNELTIEQLQSINGGGVFAKLDGFGSRISRSNQRRVVIHPDLIIDPVHKVGLRGNGDAAERAVAVPAFL, encoded by the coding sequence ATGACAAACAACGAACTTACGATTGAACAGCTACAGTCCATCAACGGTGGTGGTGTATTTGCGAAGTTGGACGGCTTCGGTTCAAGAATTTCACGATCAAATCAACGTAGAGTAGTTATCCATCCAGATCTTATTATTGATCCTGTTCATAAAGTTGGATTGAGAGGGAATGGCGACGCAGCTGAACGTGCTGTTGCAGTTCCGGCCTTTCTGTAG
- a CDS encoding carbamoyl-phosphate synthase, whose amino-acid sequence MLRSLRLSLSVASAAALALASTPIHPVAAQEEDGSAADLGVMEINLKDAVQFNWGFQGALQGAGTPNQAGIGAFLPIAVGENSVWFIDALANANFSDRDGESSIVNTDVAGTTISTSTRLGYRWLNGDRSWMYGINAGYDSRPMNTGDADTSVNVIDKRDVFFSQVAAGLEAVSDTWNFNAYALVPIGDVEHRLNSHYDGGALGTYGLDVGYSITPDLNASVGYYYQQGDLGDADGSGVKGRLAYNISNGLTLGANLSYDEAFDTRFTADIKYRFGSNGYGAPSKSEPAVMPAIQALFTTPANRDVRVHDGWVSAVVGCYYEPSFC is encoded by the coding sequence GTGTTGCGTTCCCTTCGTCTTTCTTTATCCGTAGCTAGTGCTGCTGCTCTTGCCTTAGCCAGCACTCCCATCCATCCAGTCGCTGCTCAAGAAGAAGACGGCAGTGCAGCAGATCTAGGTGTCATGGAGATCAACCTCAAAGACGCTGTGCAGTTCAACTGGGGTTTTCAAGGTGCATTGCAAGGAGCAGGTACACCCAATCAAGCTGGTATTGGCGCCTTTCTTCCCATTGCCGTTGGTGAGAACAGCGTTTGGTTTATCGATGCTCTAGCCAATGCCAACTTCTCTGATCGAGATGGTGAAAGCAGCATCGTTAATACCGATGTTGCTGGTACCACGATCAGCACTTCAACAAGGCTTGGCTATCGCTGGCTCAACGGAGACCGCAGCTGGATGTACGGCATCAATGCTGGCTATGACAGCCGGCCGATGAATACAGGTGATGCTGATACCAGCGTCAATGTTATTGACAAGCGTGATGTCTTCTTCTCTCAAGTTGCTGCAGGGTTAGAAGCAGTCTCAGACACTTGGAACTTCAATGCTTATGCACTGGTTCCCATTGGTGATGTCGAACACAGGCTGAACAGCCATTACGACGGTGGTGCTCTTGGTACCTACGGCTTAGATGTCGGCTACAGCATCACACCAGATCTCAATGCTTCTGTTGGTTATTACTATCAGCAAGGAGATCTCGGTGATGCTGATGGTTCTGGTGTTAAAGGAAGACTGGCATACAACATCAGCAATGGTTTAACTCTTGGCGCCAATCTTTCTTACGATGAAGCCTTTGATACACGCTTTACGGCAGACATTAAATATCGTTTTGGCAGCAATGGCTATGGAGCACCAAGCAAGAGTGAACCAGCAGTGATGCCTGCGATTCAAGCGTTATTTACAACACCAGCCAATCGGGATGTAAGGGTGCATGACGGCTGGGTATCTGCGGTGGTTGGGTGTTATTATGAGCCCTCGTTTTGTTGA
- a CDS encoding CCRG-2 family protein codes for MHWRKQPPQPLKTMTNQELTLDQLQTVAGGIIHPNYKRNARRVATKSFDIGPVTTRGIRGDRDQPLMPTQRISISPVPTPIP; via the coding sequence ATGCATTGGAGGAAACAACCTCCTCAACCTCTCAAAACCATGACCAATCAAGAACTAACTCTCGATCAACTCCAGACCGTTGCTGGAGGCATCATTCACCCTAATTACAAGAGGAATGCCAGAAGGGTGGCAACAAAGTCTTTTGATATTGGACCTGTAACGACTCGTGGAATCCGTGGCGATAGAGATCAACCATTAATGCCTACACAGCGCATTTCAATTTCACCTGTTCCAACACCCATTCCATGA
- a CDS encoding Nif11-like leader peptide family natural product precursor: MSEEQLKAFIAKVQADTSLQEQLKAEGADVVAIAKAAGFTITTEDLNSHRQNLTDDELEGVAGGTASGGCDTSMFCY; this comes from the coding sequence ATGTCAGAAGAACAACTGAAGGCATTCATCGCCAAGGTTCAAGCAGACACTTCACTGCAGGAACAGCTCAAAGCAGAAGGAGCTGATGTTGTTGCTATTGCAAAGGCTGCTGGGTTCACGATTACCACAGAAGACCTCAACTCTCATCGCCAAAATCTGACTGATGATGAGCTGGAAGGTGTGGCTGGGGGAACTGCATCTGGTGGTTGTGATACTAGTATGTTTTGTTACTAG
- a CDS encoding Nif11-like leader peptide family natural product precursor, giving the protein MSEEQLKAFIAKVQADTSLQEQLKAEGADPVAIAKAAGFSITTEDLKEHRQALSDDDLEGVAGGTIVTVTGALISIAAEC; this is encoded by the coding sequence ATGTCAGAAGAACAACTCAAGGCATTCATCGCTAAAGTTCAGGCAGACACTTCTTTGCAGGAACAGCTCAAAGCAGAAGGCGCTGACCCTGTTGCTATTGCCAAAGCTGCAGGCTTCTCGATCACCACAGAAGACTTAAAAGAGCATCGCCAAGCCCTGTCTGATGATGATCTGGAAGGTGTGGCTGGTGGGACGATTGTGACAGTCACTGGAGCATTAATATCGATAGCTGCCGAATGTTAA